Part of the Thermogemmatispora onikobensis genome, GAGAACAGCCGTAGTTCTTGCGTAGAATAGCGTGAAAGATCGCCTCACGTGGTCCAGCGTAGCGCATGGCCGCCGGGAGCACACCGAGAATGACACGGTCGGCAGGATAGTAGTGCTCTAGTAGCACCTCGTAGCAACGCATGCGCACAGTGGCGGGAATGTCATCGTCTTTGGTGACGCCGACCAGGGGGTGCAGATAGAGGCCATCGACGATCTCGAGGGCGCATTTCTGAATATATTCATGGGCCCGATGGACGGGATTGCGCGTCTGAAAACCGACGACGCGCCGCCAGCCACGCTCTTGAAAAAGGCGCCGCGCCTGCTGCGGTGTGTAGCGATAAGCGGCAAAGGTCTGCTCTGGCAACGTCAGGATACGTACGCGCCCACCAAGGAGAACGTCGCCCTGCTGGTAGAGGGCTTTGACGCCGGGATGCGCCTCGTCATCGGTGCGATAGACCCGCCGCGCCTCGCGCTGCTTGTCATAGCGATACTTTTCTTCAAGCGTCAGTATCGCCTGCGGCAGACCGCGCGCATCAACGAGGGCCACCTCGCCGCCTTCCTTGAGAGGAGCAGCCCGCTCCGGGTCGGTAGCCAGGGTAATGGGAATGGTCCAGGGAAGGCCGTTGCTAAGGTGCATCTCTTCGACAACACTCTCGTAGTCGGTCCGCGTCATAAAGCCACGCAGGGGACTGTAGGCCCCCACAGCGAGCATCTCCAGGTCCGCCAGCTCGCGGGTCCCGACGGGCACCTGTGGCAGGCGGCGCGCCCGCTCACTTAGCTCTTGCCTCTCGCTCTCGTCAACCAGGTTGATGACTAGCTCGCCCCCATGAGGGGCAATCAATCCATCTTCTGACATCTGCCGTTTTTCTCCTGCTGCTTGCTCTCTACTGGTACGCTCTCACGATGGGTCATCGCTCTCTCCCTGGACCGCCCGTCAGCCCGACCCGGAGCCGCTTCCATCTGTGCTCCTGCACTCCGGTGGAGCAGGCCGGGCCAGGCACCAGGCATAGTGCTGCTTGCCCAGCCTGGCTTAGGAGGCCAGGCTCTCGCCAGAGTGGCCCACCGGGACCACCTCCTCTGCAAACTCTGGCTCCAGATAGCCCAGCTCGACCAGGCGGGCAAAGATGCGCGCCACGCTCTGCTCCGGCGCCTCACGGTCCGTTTCAATGATCAGCTCGGGCTGCTCCGGCTCTTCGTAGGGATCATCAACCCCGGTGAAGTTTTTGATCTTGCCTTCGTCGACGAGACGATAGAGACCCTTGACGTCGCGCGCACGGCAGACCTCCAGCGGACATCTGACGTAGATCTCGACAAAGCGCCCGATCTCGCGCCGCGCCCATTCGCGTGCTTCGCGATAGGGGGAAATGGCCGCTGAAATACAGATCACGCCGTTGCGCGTCAGCAGCTTGCAGACAAAGGCAATGCGCTTAATGTTGGTATCGCGGTCCTCGCG contains:
- the sat gene encoding sulfate adenylyltransferase, with amino-acid sequence MSEDGLIAPHGGELVINLVDESERQELSERARRLPQVPVGTRELADLEMLAVGAYSPLRGFMTRTDYESVVEEMHLSNGLPWTIPITLATDPERAAPLKEGGEVALVDARGLPQAILTLEEKYRYDKQREARRVYRTDDEAHPGVKALYQQGDVLLGGRVRILTLPEQTFAAYRYTPQQARRLFQERGWRRVVGFQTRNPVHRAHEYIQKCALEIVDGLYLHPLVGVTKDDDIPATVRMRCYEVLLEHYYPADRVILGVLPAAMRYAGPREAIFHAILRKNYGCSHFIVGRDHAGVGNYYGTYDAHHIFAEFDAKLLGITPLFFDHTFYCRACEGMASTKTCPHDSSQHVILSGTKVRQMLRAGQMPPHEFTRPEVARILIEAMRERSEEGANR
- the cysC gene encoding adenylyl-sulfate kinase, giving the protein MTTNGNSGFTLWFTGLSGAGKSTLARAVEQRLRARGRNVEVLDGDEVRTHLSKGLGFSREDRDTNIKRIAFVCKLLTRNGVICISAAISPYREAREWARREIGRFVEIYVRCPLEVCRARDVKGLYRLVDEGKIKNFTGVDDPYEEPEQPELIIETDREAPEQSVARIFARLVELGYLEPEFAEEVVPVGHSGESLAS